Proteins co-encoded in one Cupriavidus metallidurans CH34 genomic window:
- a CDS encoding response regulator gives MNNNCSVLIVEDHNLLRAGLRSMLSAQMGYHVAGEARDGREACQLAISLCPDLILMDLSLPGMNGIDAIAAIKRRSPGIRIIALSVHQNDEYVREALRAGVDGYVLKDTSFDDLVTAMRVVLLGKKHLSPELYGNLVESYVSGHEMSTAKTGWDLLTARERSVLKLVAEGRSNRQVGIYMNLSPKTIEKYRASLMRKLGITNLTELVLIAISMGLITSLARKYCDDNHPSVTNHDGLDAVPLPAVRRQMLDEGRAAGSDGEASP, from the coding sequence ATGAATAACAACTGCAGTGTGCTGATCGTGGAAGACCATAATCTTCTGCGCGCGGGTTTGCGTTCGATGCTGTCCGCGCAAATGGGATATCACGTGGCGGGGGAGGCAAGAGATGGCCGGGAGGCCTGCCAATTGGCAATCTCGCTGTGCCCGGATCTGATATTGATGGATCTTTCGCTCCCCGGCATGAACGGTATCGATGCCATTGCAGCAATCAAGCGCCGATCTCCTGGTATTCGGATAATTGCGCTTTCGGTGCACCAGAACGACGAATATGTGCGCGAGGCATTGCGGGCAGGCGTCGACGGCTATGTACTGAAAGACACCTCCTTCGATGATCTGGTGACCGCGATGCGCGTCGTCCTGCTGGGCAAGAAACATCTGAGCCCGGAGCTCTACGGCAATCTTGTGGAGTCCTACGTCAGCGGCCATGAAATGTCGACCGCCAAGACCGGATGGGACCTGCTGACGGCACGGGAGCGCAGCGTTCTCAAGCTGGTGGCCGAAGGGCGCTCGAACCGGCAAGTCGGCATCTACATGAATCTCAGCCCGAAGACGATCGAGAAGTATCGGGCGAGCTTGATGCGCAAGCTCGGCATCACCAACCTGACGGAACTGGTGCTGATCGCCATCAGCATGGGGCTGATCACATCGTTGGCGCGGAAGTATTGCGACGACAATCATCCATCCGTGACGAACCATGACGGGCTGGATGCCGTACCACTTCCCGCAGTACGCCGGCAGATGCTGGACGAGGGGCGCGCCGCCGGTTCGGATGGTGAGGCTTCCCCATGA
- a CDS encoding type IV pilus secretin PilQ translates to MHTSRGPRLIRARCKAQPICIGVILLGTCLAGCSPMYQRFPPDPSTNAEQIVGALRERDRQVNALLEEAERLRAAGQYQDAVPLLGAANQLDPTNERARILGAALQRDWRDAAILQEAERMFDRGSYDIAAERVRYVLAENPNSIAGRQLAQRIEEQRRLLRLAREEQRAAGSIMRTPVTLQFRDANIRMVFEALSRTSGLNVIFDRDVRADLKTTIFVTNAAIEDAVDLILLQSQLDKKVLNANTLFIYPATPAKQQEYQELKVRTFQLSNVDSKQVQSLLKSLLKIKEVVVDERANTVTIRGTPDTIRVAEQMIAAQDLPEPEVMLEVQVLEVSRERLTDLGIAWPNSFTMATPASATTWGVLHHLTANELEVSPLSATANFKLTDTDANLLASPRIRTRNKEKARILIGDKVPVISSSSTPSTSGPSFTQTIQYLDVGIKLEVEPQVYRDNDVGIKLALEVSNITKTIQSGNAQTGLSSLAYQIGTRSASTSLRLRDGETQILGGLISDQDRTSADKVPGLGQLPVVGRLFSDHNGDHVKTEIVLQITPHIVRPQLTMDSDTRELWSGTDTNVRTEQLRLDPSRPVASTASGAPALPYTPVKPGQVGGGTMGPPPAASGSAAATPKSAFGQPPPPMRTTPPPAPYNGRFSGTPAVPQGQAAPAGTAEPAPPPPVPASGNADGSAENTAPPPAPRGPVQVELIPPTPPAPMPRQPTDIPSDNPLYSIPGGSP, encoded by the coding sequence ATGCATACCTCACGTGGGCCCAGGCTGATCCGGGCGAGATGCAAAGCGCAGCCCATCTGCATCGGCGTCATCCTGTTGGGAACCTGCCTTGCCGGTTGCTCGCCCATGTACCAGCGATTCCCGCCGGACCCGAGCACCAATGCAGAGCAGATCGTCGGCGCGCTGCGCGAGCGGGACAGGCAGGTCAATGCACTGCTCGAGGAGGCGGAGCGACTACGCGCGGCAGGCCAGTACCAGGACGCCGTTCCGCTGCTTGGCGCGGCGAACCAGCTGGACCCCACCAACGAGCGCGCGCGCATTCTTGGCGCGGCGCTGCAGCGTGACTGGCGCGACGCGGCCATCCTGCAGGAAGCGGAGCGTATGTTCGATCGTGGCTCCTACGATATTGCAGCGGAGCGCGTCCGCTACGTGCTTGCCGAGAATCCGAACAGCATTGCCGGCAGACAACTGGCCCAGCGTATCGAGGAGCAACGCCGTCTGCTGCGGCTTGCGCGTGAGGAACAGCGCGCGGCGGGGTCCATCATGCGCACGCCGGTGACCCTGCAGTTCCGCGATGCCAACATCCGCATGGTGTTCGAAGCACTATCCCGTACCTCCGGTCTCAATGTCATCTTCGACCGGGATGTGCGTGCCGATCTCAAGACCACGATTTTCGTGACCAATGCGGCAATCGAGGACGCGGTGGATCTGATCCTGCTGCAAAGCCAGCTCGACAAGAAGGTGCTGAACGCCAACACGCTGTTCATCTACCCAGCCACGCCCGCCAAGCAGCAGGAGTATCAGGAGCTCAAGGTCCGCACATTCCAGCTGTCGAATGTCGACTCCAAGCAGGTCCAGTCGCTGCTGAAGAGTCTGCTGAAGATCAAGGAAGTCGTGGTCGACGAACGCGCGAACACCGTGACCATTCGCGGTACGCCAGACACGATTCGCGTGGCGGAGCAGATGATCGCCGCGCAGGACCTGCCGGAGCCGGAAGTCATGCTCGAAGTCCAGGTTCTGGAGGTGTCGCGCGAGCGTCTGACCGACCTTGGCATCGCATGGCCAAATTCGTTCACGATGGCCACACCAGCCTCTGCGACGACATGGGGCGTGCTGCACCACCTGACCGCCAACGAGCTTGAAGTGAGTCCGTTGTCGGCGACAGCCAACTTCAAGCTGACCGATACCGATGCCAATCTGCTCGCCAGCCCGCGGATTCGTACGCGAAACAAGGAGAAGGCAAGGATCCTGATTGGCGACAAGGTGCCGGTGATCTCCAGTTCCAGCACGCCCAGCACGAGCGGACCATCGTTCACCCAGACGATCCAGTATCTGGATGTCGGCATCAAGCTGGAAGTGGAGCCCCAGGTGTATCGCGACAACGACGTGGGCATCAAACTGGCCCTGGAGGTCAGCAATATCACCAAGACGATCCAGAGCGGCAACGCGCAGACGGGCCTGAGTTCGCTGGCTTACCAGATTGGCACGCGCAGCGCGTCCACGAGCCTGCGACTGCGGGACGGCGAAACGCAGATACTCGGCGGGCTGATCTCGGATCAGGATCGGACGTCTGCCGACAAGGTGCCCGGGCTGGGGCAGTTGCCGGTGGTTGGGAGGCTGTTCTCCGACCACAATGGTGACCACGTCAAGACCGAGATCGTGCTGCAGATCACGCCGCATATCGTACGCCCGCAACTGACGATGGATAGCGACACGCGCGAGCTCTGGTCCGGCACCGATACCAATGTCCGCACCGAACAATTGCGGCTGGACCCGAGCCGTCCCGTCGCATCGACGGCATCCGGCGCGCCTGCGTTGCCCTATACGCCGGTCAAGCCTGGACAGGTAGGTGGCGGAACCATGGGGCCGCCACCGGCCGCAAGCGGCAGCGCTGCAGCAACGCCAAAGAGTGCATTCGGGCAGCCTCCGCCGCCGATGCGGACCACGCCGCCACCGGCTCCCTATAACGGTCGCTTCTCGGGCACGCCTGCGGTGCCGCAGGGGCAGGCAGCGCCAGCCGGCACAGCCGAGCCGG
- a CDS encoding sensor histidine kinase, translating to MEDKPSHGAEPLKLRDVTDAMRRMSAAIETGHRCFRAITDGRGTALAVLAPDGYFVSVNHGAARLLGYTCAELIGRSLADMADDGDRAWIVDCLAASISCTLRSFNVVLHGRDNRAASVLLHFQPVMDGRGNCSAVLVIFEEPVVLQQGLVDALMRSEADFRRLYTHLLTGQEHERKRLSSELHDGLGQALTLVKLMVEDALGRMRHGSAEQAESLLETTLLRIRETIGEVRHICNDLRPRLLDDLGLVPALEALCKQTQQCTGNLLVVFDCRIVENEVPDNLKADIFRIAQEAINNIIKHALATEINIVLRRAAKEILLTIQDNGIGFDDLSSSPDGPTFSGLGLLGMRERVESNGGSFALTSGQGSGTLVSAAWRV from the coding sequence ATGGAAGACAAGCCATCCCATGGAGCCGAGCCCCTGAAGTTGCGTGACGTCACGGATGCGATGCGCCGGATGAGCGCGGCCATCGAAACGGGTCACCGGTGCTTTCGTGCCATTACCGACGGACGAGGCACGGCGCTCGCAGTTCTGGCGCCTGACGGGTACTTCGTATCTGTCAACCATGGCGCCGCCAGATTGCTCGGCTACACCTGCGCGGAGCTGATCGGCCGGTCACTGGCCGACATGGCAGACGACGGCGATCGCGCATGGATCGTGGATTGCCTGGCCGCGAGCATCTCCTGCACCCTCCGCTCGTTCAATGTCGTGCTGCATGGCCGTGACAATCGAGCAGCCAGTGTCCTGCTGCATTTTCAGCCGGTGATGGATGGCAGGGGCAACTGCAGCGCGGTGCTTGTCATCTTCGAGGAGCCTGTCGTGCTGCAGCAGGGGCTGGTGGATGCCCTGATGCGGTCGGAAGCGGATTTCCGGCGTCTGTACACGCACCTGCTGACCGGTCAGGAACACGAGCGCAAGCGCCTGTCTTCAGAGCTTCACGACGGCCTTGGGCAGGCGCTGACGCTGGTCAAGCTGATGGTGGAGGATGCGCTTGGGCGGATGCGCCATGGCAGCGCCGAGCAGGCGGAGTCACTGCTCGAAACCACGCTGCTACGCATCAGGGAAACCATCGGCGAGGTCCGGCACATCTGCAATGACCTGCGCCCACGGCTGCTGGACGATCTGGGCCTGGTGCCGGCGCTGGAGGCGCTGTGCAAGCAGACGCAGCAATGCACCGGCAATCTGCTGGTGGTCTTCGACTGTCGCATCGTTGAAAACGAGGTGCCCGACAACCTCAAGGCGGACATTTTCCGGATTGCCCAAGAGGCGATCAACAACATCATCAAGCACGCGCTGGCCACGGAGATCAACATCGTCCTGCGCCGCGCCGCGAAGGAGATTCTGCTGACGATTCAGGACAATGGCATTGGCTTCGACGATCTATCCAGCTCACCCGACGGCCCGACATTCTCCGGCCTTGGTCTTCTGGGCATGCGCGAGCGGGTCGAATCGAACGGAGGGAGCTTTGCGCTGACGTCAGGCCAAGGTAGCGGAACCCTGGTCAGCGCTGCATGGAGGGTCTGA
- a CDS encoding cupin domain-containing protein — MPTRSPQQRLIDELSLVPHPEGGYYRETYRDPARITRVADGAERSASTAIYYLLCDGAYSAWHRIQSDEAWHFYAGDVLNVHVLAPDGAFTTHRLGNPLFQPGTVFQAVVPAGCWFAAERVVGAAGYALAGCTVAPGFEFSEFELADRDELARLASSHPRHAALITRLGKA; from the coding sequence ATGCCTACGCGCTCACCGCAGCAACGCCTGATCGACGAACTGTCCCTGGTCCCGCACCCGGAAGGCGGCTATTACCGCGAGACCTACCGGGACCCCGCGCGTATCACACGCGTGGCCGACGGAGCCGAGCGCTCTGCATCCACGGCCATCTACTACCTGCTGTGCGATGGCGCCTATTCGGCTTGGCACCGCATCCAGTCCGACGAAGCATGGCACTTTTACGCAGGCGATGTGCTCAATGTCCACGTGCTGGCACCTGACGGCGCGTTCACCACGCACCGGTTGGGTAATCCGCTGTTCCAGCCAGGGACCGTCTTCCAGGCGGTGGTGCCGGCCGGCTGCTGGTTTGCCGCGGAACGCGTGGTGGGCGCGGCCGGCTATGCCCTGGCCGGTTGCACGGTAGCGCCGGGATTCGAGTTCAGCGAGTTCGAGCTGGCGGACCGCGATGAACTGGCGCGGCTGGCGTCATCCCATCCACGTCACGCCGCGTTGATTACCCGGCTGGGCAAGGCATAG
- the gspG gene encoding type II secretion system major pseudopilin GspG yields MRIDTQPKRLAQRRWRWVTRRFPDHRPYRLAVGCPPGFTLLELLVVMVIIGLLAGLVAPRYFEQIGKSNTNVAKAQVDSLSKALDAYRLDVGAYPTTEERLDALVTRPQNAPRWNGPYLQKRVPLDPWDRPYQYRSPGEHGDYDLMSFGKDGQPGGTGENSDITSW; encoded by the coding sequence ATGCGTATCGACACGCAACCGAAGCGGCTGGCGCAGCGCCGATGGCGATGGGTAACGCGCCGCTTCCCGGATCATCGCCCATATCGGCTGGCGGTGGGATGCCCGCCAGGGTTCACGTTGCTCGAGTTGCTTGTCGTCATGGTCATCATCGGCTTGCTGGCCGGGCTGGTGGCGCCGCGCTACTTCGAACAGATCGGCAAGTCGAACACCAACGTGGCCAAGGCGCAGGTCGACTCGTTGAGCAAGGCGCTGGACGCATATCGCCTCGACGTGGGGGCATACCCCACTACCGAGGAGCGTCTCGACGCGCTGGTCACCCGGCCCCAGAACGCGCCGCGCTGGAATGGCCCCTATCTGCAGAAGCGTGTGCCGCTGGACCCATGGGATCGGCCCTATCAGTACAGGTCGCCGGGGGAGCATGGCGACTACGACCTCATGTCGTTTGGCAAGGACGGACAGCCGGGAGGGACGGGAGAGAACTCAGACATTACTTCGTGGTGA
- a CDS encoding helix-turn-helix transcriptional regulator, translating into MPKLVEHASPLVEPRRYSPRPFGHAHDYHQLLFGVDGAIELQIDGHAYRVDDQHGLVVPAGAHHVCAGLTENLQLVADFPASSVALPARLMENPRAFAMDASFAARVRALATHRPSGDLPLQHAWHCATALAGNLASALGLDAARNDATHFPAMAIDAWLRANLASPLRVDQLAARMGWGARRFHTLFCEAFGDTPHGYQTRLRLDQAVQWLMAGTMPLADIAYGVGYPDQTTFTRAFARRFGKPPGAWRAAALA; encoded by the coding sequence ATGCCCAAGCTCGTTGAACACGCCTCGCCGTTGGTCGAGCCGCGCCGTTATTCGCCGCGGCCCTTCGGTCATGCGCATGACTACCATCAGTTGCTGTTCGGCGTGGACGGGGCCATCGAACTCCAAATTGACGGCCATGCGTACCGCGTCGATGACCAACACGGCCTGGTTGTGCCTGCGGGCGCCCACCATGTCTGCGCGGGCCTGACCGAAAACCTCCAGCTCGTGGCGGACTTTCCGGCCAGTTCCGTCGCCCTGCCTGCGCGGCTAATGGAGAACCCGCGTGCCTTCGCCATGGATGCCAGCTTCGCTGCCCGCGTCCGCGCGTTGGCGACGCATCGCCCGTCTGGCGACCTGCCACTCCAGCACGCGTGGCATTGCGCAACGGCGCTCGCGGGCAATCTGGCATCGGCGCTGGGTCTCGATGCGGCCCGTAACGATGCCACGCATTTTCCGGCAATGGCCATCGATGCATGGCTGCGCGCCAATCTCGCGTCGCCGTTGCGGGTAGACCAGCTTGCCGCGCGCATGGGCTGGGGCGCGCGTCGGTTCCACACGCTGTTTTGCGAGGCGTTTGGCGATACCCCGCACGGCTATCAGACACGGCTGCGGCTGGACCAGGCCGTGCAATGGTTGATGGCCGGTACGATGCCGCTCGCCGATATCGCCTATGGCGTTGGCTATCCCGATCAGACCACCTTCACACGCGCATTCGCCCGTCGGTTCGGCAAGCCGCCCGGTGCGTGGCGGGCCGCCGCGCTGGCCTGA
- a CDS encoding alpha/beta fold hydrolase, with the protein MKTTITTVGLKRLAVATLFACGIVHAQSTVPVMQPTEGDFEARDFHFQSGQTLPTVKLHYATLGTPTRGADGKVNNAVLLLHGTTGTGRAYLTPLMQKELFAAGQPLDASRYYIIMPDGIGRGGSSKPSDALRANFPRYGYNDVVEGHYRLLTEGLKVDHLRLILGTSMGGMQTWVWGERHPDMMDALMPIASQPVAMSGRNWLWRRMLIDAIRNDPDWNGGNYTRQPTHWTRTTPVFALMTQSAATLQKAAPTRDQVNQYVDKTVADSRGVDANDYLYWFESSWDYNPEPDLGMIRAPLYAVNFADDMINAVDLGVMQRTVPKVRQGKYVEMPESVNTYGHQTLQHPEVWKPYLVELLKSLPAQK; encoded by the coding sequence ATGAAGACAACGATCACGACGGTCGGGCTCAAGCGCCTCGCCGTTGCCACGCTATTCGCCTGCGGGATAGTCCATGCGCAATCGACGGTGCCGGTGATGCAACCCACCGAAGGCGATTTCGAAGCACGCGACTTCCACTTCCAGAGCGGCCAGACGCTGCCGACCGTCAAGCTTCACTACGCGACACTGGGCACGCCCACTCGCGGCGCCGACGGCAAGGTCAACAACGCCGTGCTTCTGCTCCACGGCACTACCGGCACCGGACGCGCGTACCTGACGCCGCTGATGCAGAAGGAACTGTTCGCGGCGGGACAGCCGCTCGACGCCTCGCGTTACTACATCATCATGCCCGACGGCATCGGCCGTGGCGGATCGAGCAAGCCCAGCGACGCCCTGCGCGCGAACTTTCCGCGCTATGGCTACAACGATGTGGTGGAAGGCCACTACCGCCTGCTGACCGAGGGACTCAAAGTCGATCACCTGCGGTTGATACTGGGCACGTCGATGGGCGGCATGCAGACGTGGGTCTGGGGTGAACGGCATCCGGACATGATGGATGCGCTGATGCCGATCGCCAGCCAGCCCGTGGCGATGTCGGGCCGCAACTGGTTGTGGCGCCGGATGCTGATCGACGCGATCCGGAATGACCCGGACTGGAACGGCGGCAACTACACGCGGCAGCCCACGCACTGGACCCGCACCACGCCGGTATTCGCCCTGATGACGCAAAGCGCGGCCACGTTGCAGAAGGCCGCTCCTACGCGCGACCAGGTCAACCAGTACGTCGACAAGACCGTGGCGGACAGCCGCGGCGTGGACGCCAATGACTACCTGTACTGGTTCGAATCATCATGGGACTACAACCCCGAGCCGGATCTGGGCATGATCCGCGCGCCGCTTTACGCGGTGAACTTCGCCGACGACATGATCAACGCGGTGGACCTCGGCGTCATGCAACGCACCGTGCCGAAGGTACGGCAAGGCAAGTACGTGGAGATGCCGGAGAGCGTGAACACATATGGCCATCAGACGTTGCAACACCCCGAGGTCTGGAAGCCGTATCTCGTTGAACTGCTGAAGTCGCTACCCGCGCAAAAGTAG
- a CDS encoding type II secretion system F family protein codes for MTYMLCVFDSGGRVKTIYLDGESAANVVTQAESRGLRVASVRSTVTTTNSLRGWRVLPGVRFDVELFARELAALLDAGVGVIDALRTLGGNDRREASARVYGNLLRQLEEGHSLSAAMVNAANVFPDVLIACVKASEQTGGLADSLRRYSRNSATLQALRARVISAAIYPSVLLVVGMAVVLFLLAFVVPRFAALLEHSGRELPLMSRWLMMWGGAVHRHGSAIALTFAILLLAGIVALQRQSIRDLLADRLLALPGIGPHFRIYRQSQFFRTSAMLVEGGIPAVHAFELSQGLVSQSDRAALSTALHAVRSGRKISEAFQQCGLANAITSRLLTVAEKTGGLGPVLDKIAGFQESHVSRAIDLISRLIEPVMMIFIGVVIGGIVVLMYMPIFELASSVQ; via the coding sequence GTGACCTACATGTTGTGCGTGTTCGACAGCGGTGGCCGGGTCAAGACCATCTATCTGGACGGCGAGTCCGCTGCCAATGTGGTGACGCAGGCGGAATCCCGAGGCCTGCGCGTGGCATCCGTCCGTTCCACCGTCACGACCACGAACAGTCTCCGCGGATGGCGCGTGCTGCCGGGTGTGCGGTTCGACGTGGAACTGTTCGCGCGGGAGCTTGCCGCACTGCTCGATGCCGGTGTTGGCGTGATCGACGCCTTGCGCACGCTGGGCGGCAACGATCGCAGGGAGGCGTCGGCACGTGTCTACGGGAATCTGCTCCGGCAGCTTGAGGAAGGCCATTCGCTATCCGCAGCCATGGTGAACGCCGCGAACGTGTTTCCCGATGTGCTGATCGCCTGCGTCAAGGCCAGCGAACAGACCGGTGGTCTCGCGGACAGCCTGCGGCGCTACTCACGCAACAGTGCCACGCTGCAGGCGTTGCGCGCGCGCGTGATCTCTGCAGCCATCTATCCGTCGGTTCTGCTGGTGGTGGGGATGGCGGTAGTCCTGTTCCTGCTGGCGTTCGTGGTGCCACGGTTCGCCGCGCTGCTCGAGCACAGCGGCCGCGAACTGCCGTTGATGTCGCGCTGGTTGATGATGTGGGGCGGCGCGGTGCACCGGCACGGCTCAGCCATCGCATTGACATTCGCCATACTGCTTCTGGCCGGCATCGTTGCGCTACAGCGTCAGTCCATACGCGATCTGCTGGCCGACCGGCTGCTTGCGCTGCCTGGCATCGGGCCGCATTTCCGCATCTATCGCCAATCCCAATTTTTCCGAACGTCGGCGATGCTGGTGGAAGGAGGGATTCCCGCGGTACACGCCTTCGAGCTGTCGCAAGGGCTCGTGAGCCAATCCGATCGCGCCGCGCTGAGCACGGCACTGCACGCGGTACGCAGCGGCAGGAAGATTTCGGAAGCCTTCCAGCAGTGTGGATTGGCCAATGCCATCACTTCTCGTTTGCTGACCGTCGCGGAGAAGACCGGTGGCCTCGGCCCGGTGCTGGACAAGATTGCCGGATTCCAGGAGTCGCATGTCTCGCGCGCCATCGACCTGATATCGCGGTTGATCGAGCCGGTGATGATGATTTTCATCGGCGTCGTGATCGGCGGCATTGTCGTGCTGATGTACATGCCGATCTTCGAGCTCGCCTCCAGCGTTCAGTAG
- a CDS encoding DMT family transporter: MSRPFPAWLPAMAFVLIWSTGFIVGKAVVPVADANLFLLARFTLAALMFALAAMASGVTWPALKQVPRHLLAGALMQGIYLCAGYGAVAHGLSPSIMALLGALQPLLTALLAIPLLKEQPSSRTWRGLGLGALGVGLVVLPAMQAGTPQTVSPWIILTGVLAILSITMGTLLQKTSIARADIRASSAWQNVGAMLVAGVLVCATGGIGALRWETGPTLWASLAWAAFVLSGIGTWLLLSLVRRGQAANAAALMFLAPPLAAVQAALLFGDRLAPLQWLGMAVAGIGVWLCQTQGNPRHAQAR; the protein is encoded by the coding sequence ATGTCGCGCCCCTTCCCCGCCTGGCTCCCGGCCATGGCTTTCGTCCTGATCTGGTCCACCGGCTTCATCGTCGGCAAGGCCGTCGTTCCGGTTGCCGACGCCAACCTGTTCCTGCTGGCCCGCTTCACGCTGGCCGCGCTGATGTTTGCCCTGGCGGCGATGGCCAGCGGCGTCACGTGGCCTGCGCTCAAGCAGGTGCCACGCCATCTGCTGGCCGGCGCGCTGATGCAGGGCATCTACCTGTGCGCGGGCTACGGCGCGGTGGCGCATGGACTGTCTCCTTCGATCATGGCGCTGCTTGGCGCCTTGCAGCCGCTGCTGACCGCCCTGCTTGCGATCCCGCTGCTGAAGGAGCAACCTTCGTCCCGTACCTGGCGCGGCCTTGGGCTCGGCGCGTTGGGCGTCGGGCTGGTGGTGCTTCCGGCCATGCAGGCTGGCACGCCGCAGACCGTGTCGCCATGGATCATACTGACGGGCGTGCTCGCCATTCTCTCCATCACGATGGGAACCCTCCTCCAGAAAACCTCGATCGCCCGCGCGGATATCCGCGCTAGCTCGGCCTGGCAGAATGTCGGCGCCATGCTTGTGGCCGGGGTGCTGGTCTGCGCCACGGGCGGGATCGGCGCGTTGCGCTGGGAAACCGGCCCGACGCTGTGGGCATCGCTGGCCTGGGCTGCGTTCGTGCTGTCTGGGATCGGCACCTGGCTGCTGCTCAGCCTGGTGCGCCGTGGTCAGGCCGCCAATGCGGCGGCGCTGATGTTCCTGGCTCCACCACTTGCCGCCGTGCAGGCCGCGCTATTGTTCGGCGATCGGCTCGCCCCGCTCCAGTGGCTCGGCATGGCCGTGGCCGGTATTGGCGTGTGGCTCTGTCAGACGCAGGGCAACCCCCGACATGCCCAAGCTCGTTGA
- a CDS encoding GspE/PulE family protein, giving the protein MDPIGTHPEQHGGTTLRATLRELAASYGSGTRALEAYMSQSGVGADESLAELASAFRMEPIGIRDLQEMEPDFEIIPFVEAVARLCVCFRSGDGLVFVIADPLDAQSRGRVDQRMRARPHVRYEWRLATVGDVTAYLAAREKDVHALDTVAFEELEHRAAESSALALSLQGISNDDSSVVRLLNSTIYDALKMQASDIHLECRANGLVIKCRIDGVLAVVGRVDGRAPADQVLSRVKVISELDIAERRVPQDGRFKAQYAGREIDFRVSIMPNLFGEDAVLRILDRYQLSQSAQGLTLETLGFQAADTGFMRSVASMPYGMLLVTGPTGSGKTTTLYAILTEINDGLDKIVTIEDPVEYQLGDILQIPVNEAKGLTFARGLRSILRHDPDKIMVGEIRDAETAQIAVQAALTGHQVFTTVHANNVFDVIGRFTNMGVDPYSFVSALNGVVAQRLVRKCCDGCVVEEAGDRDLLARSGIDPDMADGFRFRRGLGCAACRGSGYRGRRAIAEALRMNDELRALLSERAPLARIKSVALRQGMQTLRKAAIEMAAAGETTLEEINRVTISE; this is encoded by the coding sequence ATGGACCCGATCGGCACGCATCCGGAGCAGCATGGGGGGACCACCCTCCGCGCAACGCTGCGCGAACTCGCGGCGTCCTACGGGTCGGGCACCCGCGCGCTGGAAGCGTATATGTCCCAGAGCGGCGTGGGCGCGGACGAGAGCCTTGCCGAGCTGGCAAGCGCCTTCCGGATGGAGCCCATCGGCATTCGCGACCTGCAGGAGATGGAGCCAGACTTCGAGATCATTCCATTCGTCGAGGCCGTGGCACGCCTGTGTGTTTGCTTCCGGTCCGGGGACGGGCTCGTGTTCGTGATCGCGGACCCGCTCGATGCGCAGTCGCGCGGGCGGGTTGACCAGCGGATGCGTGCCCGGCCGCACGTGCGTTACGAATGGCGCCTGGCGACCGTCGGCGACGTGACGGCCTATCTTGCGGCGCGTGAGAAAGACGTCCACGCGCTGGATACCGTTGCCTTCGAGGAACTGGAGCACCGCGCGGCGGAATCGTCCGCGCTGGCGCTGAGTCTGCAGGGCATCAGCAATGACGACAGCTCGGTCGTCAGGTTGCTCAATTCGACCATCTATGACGCCTTGAAGATGCAGGCCAGCGATATCCATCTGGAATGCCGCGCTAACGGCCTGGTGATCAAGTGCCGCATCGACGGCGTGCTGGCGGTGGTGGGCAGGGTCGACGGACGCGCACCCGCCGATCAGGTGCTGTCGCGTGTCAAGGTCATCTCGGAACTCGATATCGCCGAGCGGCGCGTGCCGCAGGATGGTCGCTTCAAGGCGCAGTATGCCGGGCGGGAGATCGACTTCCGCGTATCGATCATGCCGAACCTGTTCGGGGAGGACGCCGTCCTGCGCATTCTGGACCGCTACCAGCTATCGCAGTCCGCGCAGGGCCTGACGCTCGAAACACTGGGTTTTCAGGCTGCCGATACCGGTTTCATGCGGTCGGTGGCGTCAATGCCTTATGGCATGTTGCTGGTGACCGGCCCAACCGGTAGCGGCAAGACCACGACGCTGTACGCCATCCTGACCGAGATAAACGATGGTCTGGACAAGATCGTGACCATCGAGGACCCGGTCGAGTACCAGCTCGGGGACATCCTGCAGATCCCGGTCAACGAGGCCAAGGGCCTGACCTTCGCGCGTGGCCTGCGCTCCATCCTGCGTCATGACCCGGACAAGATCATGGTGGGCGAGATCCGCGATGCGGAGACCGCGCAGATCGCGGTGCAGGCGGCGCTGACCGGACACCAGGTGTTCACGACCGTCCACGCGAACAACGTGTTCGACGTGATCGGTCGTTTCACGAACATGGGGGTGGATCCATACAGCTTCGTCTCGGCGCTGAATGGCGTGGTCGCCCAACGGCTGGTGCGCAAGTGTTGCGATGGCTGCGTGGTCGAGGAAGCCGGTGATCGGGACTTGCTGGCACGATCTGGCATCGACCCGGACATGGCGGACGGGTTCCGCTTCCGGCGCGGACTGGGTTGCGCGGCCTGCCGTGGCAGTGGCTATCGTGGCCGGCGCGCGATTGCGGAAGCGCTGCGGATGAACGACGAACTCCGGGCGCTGCTCTCGGAGCGCGCGCCACTTGCGCGCATCAAGAGCGTGGCACTGCGGCAAGGTATGCAAACGCTGCGCAAGGCCGCGATCGAGATGGCGGCCGCAGGGGAAACAACGCTCGAGGAGATCAATCGTGTCACGATCTCCGAGTAA